The proteins below come from a single Rhizobium tropici CIAT 899 genomic window:
- a CDS encoding DUF2155 domain-containing protein has product MMVFTRSASLRALAVAGVALVVGILAASTAEAARIANPVAVFSGLDKITGRITTFDVYVNETVQFGALQVTPRACYSRDDTEQQKVDGFVEVDEITLDRRIRRIFTGWMFADSPGLNAVEHPIYDVWLKECKQKSDVPAPDTAGAK; this is encoded by the coding sequence ATGATGGTTTTCACGCGGAGCGCTTCTTTGCGTGCACTGGCCGTAGCCGGCGTTGCTCTCGTTGTCGGCATCTTGGCAGCTTCCACCGCCGAGGCCGCCCGCATCGCAAATCCGGTCGCCGTTTTCTCCGGCCTCGATAAAATCACCGGACGCATCACCACTTTCGATGTCTATGTCAACGAAACCGTGCAGTTCGGCGCGCTGCAGGTGACGCCACGCGCCTGCTATTCGCGAGACGATACCGAGCAACAGAAAGTAGACGGCTTTGTTGAGGTGGACGAGATCACCCTCGACCGCCGTATCCGCCGTATCTTCACCGGCTGGATGTTTGCCGACAGCCCTGGCCTCAACGCCGTCGAGCATCCGATCTATGACGTCTGGCTGAAAGAGTGCAAGCAAAAGTCCGACGTTCCGGCGCCGGATACCGCTGGCGCGAAGTAA
- a CDS encoding DUF1062 domain-containing protein, translating into MCNILQVRWTLTPKTSPQPWIACSGCGCQKPFRSSGKVRLNANGKRLDAWLVYKCIDCDKTWNRTLFERRTVQDLGSSALEALQRSDPDWVRAQEFDLDGLKRKAKRIDEPPDVIIRKETIRAASNWAVLEIEISAEFPMNLRLDRLLASELAISRSRLQALRDGGKLRADPDRNDLFRHKVKHGVRIILDLSEIADRQAIGEAAASTE; encoded by the coding sequence ATGTGCAATATTCTTCAGGTCCGTTGGACCCTTACGCCTAAAACATCGCCTCAGCCATGGATCGCCTGCAGCGGCTGCGGATGCCAGAAACCCTTCAGATCGAGCGGCAAGGTAAGGCTCAACGCCAATGGCAAGCGGCTCGATGCCTGGCTCGTCTATAAGTGCATCGATTGCGACAAGACATGGAACCGAACGCTCTTCGAGCGCCGGACCGTTCAAGATCTTGGCTCATCCGCGCTCGAGGCGCTGCAGCGCAGCGATCCGGATTGGGTGCGAGCGCAGGAGTTCGATCTTGATGGACTGAAGCGGAAAGCAAAACGTATTGACGAGCCGCCCGACGTTATCATCCGGAAGGAGACGATACGTGCGGCAAGCAACTGGGCTGTTTTGGAGATCGAGATATCAGCCGAATTCCCGATGAACCTGCGACTTGATCGGCTGCTCGCATCGGAGCTGGCGATCTCGCGCTCGCGGCTTCAGGCCCTCCGTGACGGAGGCAAGTTGAGAGCCGATCCCGACCGCAACGACTTGTTTCGTCATAAGGTCAAACACGGCGTGAGGATCATTCTCGACTTGTCGGAGATTGCCGATCGTCAGGCGATAGGTGAAGCCGCCGCCAGTACCGAATAA
- the aat gene encoding leucyl/phenylalanyl-tRNA--protein transferase — protein MPGARGRHPGITPEILLRAYSIGLFPMAESADDPEIFWVEPELRGIIPLDTFHVSKSLAKKIRQHPFDIRFDSDFEAVIAACGEQTSDRPSTWINETIRSLYATLHHIGHAHSVEAWEGDRLVGGLYGVSLGSAFFGESMFSRRTDASKICLVYLVERLRERGFTLLDTQFTTEHLKTFGAIDVPKDAYAKMLEEAMESPNLSFSDDQP, from the coding sequence ATGCCCGGAGCGCGCGGCAGACATCCCGGCATTACCCCGGAGATCCTGTTGCGCGCCTATTCCATCGGGCTTTTCCCGATGGCCGAATCGGCTGATGACCCGGAAATCTTCTGGGTCGAGCCGGAACTGCGGGGCATCATCCCTCTCGATACGTTTCACGTCTCCAAGAGCCTCGCCAAGAAAATCCGTCAACACCCCTTCGACATCCGTTTCGATAGCGATTTTGAGGCGGTCATCGCCGCCTGCGGCGAACAGACGAGCGATCGCCCCAGCACCTGGATCAACGAGACGATCCGCTCGCTCTACGCCACCCTGCACCACATCGGCCATGCCCATTCCGTCGAAGCGTGGGAAGGCGATCGGCTGGTCGGCGGCCTCTATGGCGTCTCACTGGGGTCCGCCTTCTTTGGCGAAAGCATGTTTTCTCGCCGCACGGATGCTTCCAAGATCTGTCTTGTCTATCTGGTGGAGCGCCTGCGCGAACGCGGCTTCACCCTGCTCGACACGCAATTCACCACCGAGCATTTGAAGACATTCGGCGCCATCGACGTGCCGAAGGATGCCTATGCGAAGATGCTGGAGGAGGCGATGGAATCGCCCAATCTCAGCTTCTCCGACGATCAGCCCTGA
- the accC gene encoding acetyl-CoA carboxylase biotin carboxylase subunit, translating into MPIISKILIANRGEIALRVLRACKELGIATVAVHSTADGDAMHVRLADESVCIGPPPSRDSYLNIHQIVAACEITGADAVHPGYGFLSENAKFADILDAHGITFIGPTAEHIRIMGDKITAKTTAQQLGIPVVPGSDGEVKTEADALKTAREIGYPVLIKATAGGGGRGMKVARTEEDLIEAWSTARTEAAAAFGNESVYMEKYLGKPRHIEIQVFGDGEGNAIHLGERDCSLQRRHQKVWEEANSPALNVEQRMKIGQICADAMKKLKYRGAGTIEFLYENGEFYFIEMNTRLQVEHPVTEAITGIDLVHEQIRVASGGGLSVTQDEVHFQGHAIECRINAEDARTFVPSPGTITHFHAPGGLGVRIDSGAYQGYRIPPYYDSLIGKLIVHGRTRVECMMRLRRALDEFVVDGIKTTLPLFQDLVSNQDIANGDYDIHWLENYLANTSA; encoded by the coding sequence ATGCCCATTATTTCGAAGATTCTCATAGCCAATCGCGGAGAGATCGCTCTGCGCGTGCTGCGCGCCTGCAAGGAGCTTGGCATTGCGACCGTTGCGGTGCATTCGACCGCTGACGGCGACGCGATGCATGTGCGCCTGGCGGATGAAAGCGTTTGCATCGGCCCGCCGCCGTCGCGCGACAGCTATCTCAACATCCACCAGATTGTTGCCGCCTGTGAAATCACCGGCGCGGACGCCGTGCATCCCGGCTATGGCTTCCTTTCGGAAAATGCCAAGTTCGCCGATATTCTCGATGCACACGGCATCACCTTCATCGGTCCGACGGCGGAGCATATCCGCATCATGGGCGACAAGATCACCGCCAAGACCACGGCGCAGCAGCTCGGCATTCCGGTTGTCCCCGGTTCCGACGGCGAAGTGAAGACCGAGGCGGATGCGCTGAAGACGGCGCGCGAAATCGGCTATCCGGTTCTCATCAAGGCAACCGCCGGCGGCGGCGGCCGCGGCATGAAGGTTGCCCGCACGGAAGAGGACTTGATCGAGGCTTGGTCGACGGCCCGCACTGAGGCCGCAGCCGCCTTCGGCAACGAATCCGTCTATATGGAAAAGTACCTCGGCAAGCCGCGCCACATCGAAATCCAGGTTTTCGGTGATGGCGAAGGCAACGCGATCCATCTCGGTGAACGCGATTGCTCACTGCAGCGCCGCCACCAGAAGGTCTGGGAAGAAGCCAACTCCCCGGCGCTCAACGTCGAACAGCGCATGAAGATCGGCCAGATCTGCGCCGACGCGATGAAGAAGCTGAAATATCGCGGCGCCGGCACCATCGAGTTCCTTTATGAGAACGGCGAGTTCTATTTCATCGAAATGAACACACGCCTGCAGGTGGAACATCCGGTCACGGAAGCGATCACAGGCATCGACCTCGTGCACGAGCAGATCCGCGTCGCTTCCGGCGGCGGTCTTTCGGTCACGCAGGATGAGGTGCATTTCCAAGGCCATGCCATCGAATGCCGCATCAATGCCGAGGACGCGCGTACCTTCGTCCCCTCGCCCGGCACGATCACGCATTTCCATGCGCCTGGCGGCCTCGGCGTCCGTATCGATTCCGGCGCCTATCAGGGCTACAGGATCCCTCCCTACTACGACAGCCTCATCGGCAAGCTGATCGTGCACGGGCGCACCCGCGTCGAATGCATGATGCGCCTGCGCCGCGCGCTGGACGAATTCGTGGTGGATGGCATCAAGACTACCCTGCCGCTCTTCCAGGATCTGGTTTCCAACCAGGATATCGCCAACGGCGATTACGATATCCACTGGCTGGAAAACTACCTGGCAAACACATCGGCCTAG
- the accB gene encoding acetyl-CoA carboxylase biotin carboxyl carrier protein has protein sequence MAEKKSGIDQALIRDLANILNDTDLTEIEVEQEDLRIRVSRAGATQYVQAPIAAPVAYAAPAAAAAPAAAAPATNARNPDNVVSAPMVGTAYLAPAPGSAAFIQVGATVKEGQTLLIIEAMKTMNQIPAPKSGTVTEILVQDGRPVEYGEALVVIE, from the coding sequence ATGGCTGAAAAGAAATCGGGTATCGACCAGGCGCTGATTCGCGATCTCGCCAATATTCTCAACGACACGGATCTGACCGAGATCGAAGTCGAACAGGAAGATTTGCGCATCCGCGTATCGCGCGCCGGCGCGACGCAATATGTTCAGGCGCCAATTGCCGCCCCGGTTGCCTATGCCGCTCCCGCCGCTGCAGCAGCACCGGCCGCCGCCGCTCCGGCAACCAACGCCCGCAATCCCGACAACGTCGTCAGCGCGCCCATGGTCGGCACTGCCTACCTGGCGCCGGCACCGGGCTCTGCTGCCTTCATCCAGGTCGGCGCGACCGTCAAGGAAGGGCAGACGCTGCTCATCATCGAAGCCATGAAGACGATGAACCAGATTCCCGCGCCGAAGTCCGGAACGGTGACTGAAATTCTCGTTCAGGACGGTCGTCCGGTCGAGTACGGCGAAGCCCTGGTCGTCATCGAGTAA
- the aroQ gene encoding type II 3-dehydroquinate dehydratase, whose product MAQTIFVLNGPNLNALGKREPGIYGGKTLKDIEADCKSVGESLGFVVDFRQSNHEGVLVDWIHEAGDKAVGVAINPGAYGHTSIALHDAIRAISIPVVEVHISNIHAREEFRHKSMIAPAAKGMICGFGPHSYILALQALKSITQ is encoded by the coding sequence ATGGCGCAAACTATTTTCGTCCTTAACGGACCCAATTTAAATGCTCTCGGCAAGCGCGAGCCGGGCATCTATGGCGGCAAGACGCTCAAGGATATCGAAGCCGACTGCAAGTCCGTCGGTGAAAGCCTGGGCTTCGTTGTCGACTTCCGTCAGAGCAATCACGAAGGCGTGCTGGTGGATTGGATCCATGAAGCCGGCGATAAGGCCGTCGGTGTCGCGATCAATCCCGGCGCCTACGGTCACACATCGATCGCTTTACACGATGCGATCCGCGCCATCTCCATTCCCGTCGTGGAGGTGCATATCTCCAATATCCACGCACGCGAAGAATTCCGGCACAAATCGATGATCGCGCCCGCTGCAAAGGGCATGATCTGCGGTTTCGGACCTCATAGCTACATCCTGGCGCTGCAAGCGCTGAAATCCATCACCCAATAA
- a CDS encoding DsbA family protein yields the protein MTFSLKSLLTVSAIALTASFATIQPAAALDDQQKKEIGDFIKEYLVEHPEVLLDAQAALEKKQDEARIAESSQMITQNKDAIFNSKDDVAIGNPKGDITVVEFFDYNCTYCRHALGDMDKLLQQDKNVRFVLKEFPILGQDSVAASRVSSAFRLLAPEKYAEFHHKLLGSDGRASEDTAIDVATSLGVSEAAIRAEMAKAPNTAMIKATYQLATDLGVNGTPAYVIGNEMISGAVGLDAIKEKIANVRSCGKTSC from the coding sequence ATGACCTTTTCTCTCAAAAGCCTGCTGACGGTTTCGGCGATTGCCCTGACAGCGTCCTTCGCCACAATCCAGCCGGCCGCGGCGCTGGACGACCAGCAGAAGAAGGAAATCGGGGATTTCATCAAGGAGTATCTCGTCGAGCATCCGGAGGTGCTGCTGGATGCGCAGGCCGCGCTCGAAAAGAAGCAGGACGAAGCCCGGATCGCAGAGTCGTCTCAGATGATCACACAGAACAAGGACGCGATCTTCAATTCCAAGGATGATGTCGCCATCGGCAATCCGAAGGGCGATATCACCGTTGTCGAGTTCTTCGACTATAATTGCACCTATTGCCGGCATGCGCTTGGCGACATGGACAAACTCCTGCAGCAGGACAAGAATGTTCGCTTCGTGTTGAAGGAGTTCCCGATCCTTGGCCAGGATTCGGTAGCAGCTTCCCGGGTGTCTAGCGCGTTCCGCCTGCTCGCGCCGGAAAAATATGCCGAATTCCATCATAAGCTGCTGGGCAGCGACGGCCGCGCCTCCGAGGACACCGCCATCGATGTCGCCACCTCGCTCGGTGTCAGCGAGGCGGCCATCCGCGCCGAAATGGCAAAAGCGCCGAATACCGCCATGATCAAGGCCACCTACCAGCTTGCTACCGATCTCGGCGTCAACGGCACACCCGCCTACGTCATCGGCAACGAGATGATTTCCGGCGCGGTTGGCCTCGATGCCATCAAGGAGAAGATCGCCAACGTTCGCAGTTGCGGCAAGACGAGCTGCTGA
- a CDS encoding pyridoxal phosphate-dependent aminotransferase, producing the protein MFSLSKRSDVEPFHAMDVLAEATRRRQAGYAVISMAVGQPSHPAPQAALEAARAALGHGRIGYTDALGTLALRQALSTHYQAHHGLSIDPKRIAITTGSSAGFNLAFLTLFDAGDSVAIARPGYPAYRNILAALGLDVVEVPVTEETQFTLTPESLETAQAASGKRLKGVLLASPANPTGTVTGRAALKALADYCADRSIAFISDEIYHGLTFVGEETSALELTDEAIVINSFSKYYCMTGWRIGWMVLPEQLVRPVERVAQSLYISAPELSQIAAEAALGAGAELDVYRESYGRNRDFLMRRLPEIGFRIASPMDGAFYAYVDVSRFTNDSMVFAQKMLAEINVAATPGLDFDPVEGHRAMRFSYAGSNAEIEEATERMAAWLK; encoded by the coding sequence TTGTTTTCCCTATCCAAGCGCAGCGATGTCGAACCCTTCCATGCCATGGACGTACTGGCGGAAGCGACGCGGAGACGCCAAGCCGGATACGCGGTCATTTCCATGGCTGTCGGACAGCCGTCTCATCCCGCACCCCAGGCGGCGTTGGAGGCTGCGCGTGCGGCTCTCGGCCATGGCCGCATCGGCTATACTGATGCGCTCGGCACTCTAGCTCTGCGGCAGGCACTCTCCACCCATTACCAGGCACACCACGGCCTCAGCATCGATCCGAAGCGTATTGCGATCACGACCGGATCGTCGGCTGGCTTCAACCTTGCCTTTCTGACCTTGTTCGACGCCGGTGACAGCGTCGCCATCGCCCGGCCGGGCTATCCGGCCTATCGCAACATCCTTGCCGCACTCGGCCTCGATGTCGTCGAGGTTCCGGTCACCGAGGAGACGCAGTTTACGCTCACGCCCGAGAGCCTGGAGACAGCACAAGCGGCAAGCGGCAAGCGACTGAAGGGCGTGCTGTTGGCAAGCCCCGCCAATCCCACAGGCACGGTGACGGGCAGGGCGGCTTTGAAGGCGCTGGCGGATTATTGCGCCGATCGCTCCATCGCCTTCATCTCCGATGAAATCTACCACGGGCTGACCTTCGTCGGCGAGGAGACGAGCGCGCTGGAACTGACGGACGAGGCGATCGTCATCAATTCCTTCTCGAAATATTATTGCATGACCGGCTGGCGCATCGGCTGGATGGTCTTGCCGGAGCAGCTGGTTCGCCCCGTCGAACGTGTGGCCCAGAGCCTTTATATCTCCGCGCCGGAACTGTCGCAGATTGCCGCGGAGGCGGCGCTCGGCGCAGGTGCCGAATTGGATGTCTATCGTGAGAGCTACGGCCGCAACCGCGATTTCCTCATGCGCCGGCTGCCGGAAATCGGCTTTCGCATTGCCTCGCCCATGGATGGCGCTTTCTACGCCTATGTCGATGTCAGCCGCTTCACGAACGACAGCATGGTCTTCGCGCAAAAGATGCTGGCGGAAATCAATGTCGCCGCCACGCCCGGCCTCGATTTCGATCCCGTGGAAGGACATCGCGCGATGCGTTTCTCCTACGCCGGCTCGAATGCCGAGATCGAGGAAGCCACCGAACGCATGGCGGCCTGGCTGAAATAG